In Oscillatoria salina IIICB1, the following are encoded in one genomic region:
- a CDS encoding RNA-guided endonuclease InsQ/TnpB family protein, with product MKLAERHIIKKGHKFWAEIDELSGQSKNLYNAANYIIRQNFIYGHGYLTYNQMDSLMKQTPQYKALPAKVSQQVLRGLEKNWKSFFRSLSEYKENQSKFLGKPKIPGYKNTKKGRNLLVYTIQAISKVSLKKGFINPSKSNIKFPTKVGKSIAEVRIVPKCDCYVIEVIYEETEQLLKTNSQIAAIDLGVDNLMAVTSNQPGFVPLLINGRPLKSLNQFYNRRCSKLQSLLQGNQQNSQRIRRLTRCRNHLVDDYLHQASRYLVNLLMAEEITTLVIGYNPGWKQEIELGSLNNQKFVTIPHRRLIEMITYKCKKEGIKVILQEESYTSVANFLNLDPLPVYGEETEKPIFTGKRIKRGLYKSDRGQLVQADVIGSYNILRKAFPNAFNRYGIERCVVHPRRINLSK from the coding sequence ATGAAATTAGCTGAAAGACATATAATTAAGAAAGGACACAAATTTTGGGCAGAGATAGATGAATTATCTGGGCAGTCCAAAAATTTGTATAATGCAGCTAATTACATAATTCGTCAAAATTTCATTTATGGTCATGGCTATTTGACCTATAATCAGATGGATTCTCTGATGAAACAGACTCCACAATATAAAGCCTTACCCGCTAAAGTTTCACAGCAAGTATTAAGAGGATTAGAAAAAAACTGGAAGTCATTTTTTAGAAGTTTATCAGAATATAAAGAGAATCAATCGAAGTTTCTGGGGAAACCCAAAATCCCAGGTTATAAAAATACAAAAAAGGGAAGAAACTTATTAGTTTACACCATTCAAGCCATTAGTAAAGTATCTCTGAAGAAAGGATTTATTAACCCCTCCAAAAGTAATATTAAATTTCCCACTAAAGTAGGCAAATCAATAGCTGAAGTGAGAATTGTCCCCAAATGTGATTGTTATGTAATCGAGGTAATCTATGAGGAAACTGAACAGTTATTAAAAACTAATAGTCAGATAGCTGCTATCGATTTAGGTGTAGATAATTTGATGGCTGTAACTTCAAATCAACCGGGTTTTGTCCCTTTGTTGATTAATGGCAGACCGTTAAAAAGCTTAAATCAATTTTATAACCGACGTTGCTCAAAATTACAATCCCTACTTCAAGGTAATCAACAAAACTCTCAAAGAATTCGTCGTCTTACTAGATGTCGAAATCATTTGGTTGATGATTATCTTCATCAAGCTAGTCGTTATCTCGTGAATCTTTTAATGGCTGAAGAGATTACGACATTAGTAATTGGCTATAATCCGGGTTGGAAACAAGAAATTGAGTTAGGTTCCCTCAATAATCAAAAATTTGTCACTATTCCTCATAGAAGACTAATTGAGATGATTACTTATAAATGTAAAAAAGAGGGAATAAAGGTAATTCTTCAAGAAGAATCTTACACCAGTGTTGCCAATTTTCTCAATTTAGATCCTCTTCCCGTCTATGGAGAAGAAACAGAAAAGCCAATCTTTACAGGGAAAAGAATTAAGCGAGGTTTGTATAAAAGCGATCGAGGGCAACTTGTTCAAGCAGATGTCATTGGCTCCTATAACATTTTAAGAAAAGCATTCCCAAATGCGTTTAATCGCTATGGGATAGAGAGGTGTGTAGTTCACCCTAGGAGAATCAATCTCTCAAAGTAA
- a CDS encoding IS607 family transposase — protein MEMKLSDYAKKAGISYRTAWRWWKQGILTGYQSPTGTIIILSEENSKSDLIACIYARVSSAENKDNLDRQAERLKDYSIARGYKIYKIVKEIGSGLNDNRQQLGKILVDPNYNVLVVEHKDRLARFGTNYIKLLLKELNKELEIVNQSEDKQDELMEDLIAIITSFCSRIYGLRRSKRKTEKIIAELKSNEQK, from the coding sequence ATAGAAATGAAGCTCTCAGACTATGCAAAAAAAGCAGGAATAAGTTATCGAACAGCCTGGAGGTGGTGGAAACAAGGTATTTTGACAGGTTATCAATCACCGACTGGCACAATTATAATTCTCTCGGAAGAAAACTCAAAATCTGACTTGATAGCTTGTATTTATGCGAGGGTTTCTAGTGCAGAAAACAAAGATAATCTAGATCGTCAAGCAGAGCGACTCAAAGATTACTCCATAGCTCGTGGCTATAAAATTTACAAAATAGTCAAAGAGATAGGGAGTGGGTTAAATGATAATCGTCAACAATTAGGAAAGATTTTAGTAGATCCAAATTATAATGTGTTGGTAGTAGAACACAAAGACCGATTAGCCCGATTTGGAACTAATTACATAAAACTTCTCTTAAAAGAACTTAACAAAGAATTAGAAATTGTTAATCAGAGTGAGGACAAACAAGATGAACTTATGGAAGACTTAATCGCAATTATTACCTCATTTTGTTCTCGAATTTATGGACTGAGAAGGTCAAAAAGAAAAACCGAGAAAATCATAGCAGAGTTAAAATCAAATGAACAGAAATGA